One Gordonia zhaorongruii DNA segment encodes these proteins:
- the xerD gene encoding site-specific tyrosine recombinase XerD, translated as MAGRTGVDSRIGVNALLDRYLDHLTVERGAAKNTISSYRRDLQRYRDFLCRNGITDLADVREETVREFLVSLRRGDPEHEVVPLADSSVARTLVSARGFHKFAAAEGVVVDDVAHAVRPPKAPRRLPKSLPVDDVLAILAAAGSPEGPRALRDRALLELLYSCGARISEVTALDVDDIDMAHRAVVLHGKGGKERIVPVGRPAIAAVDAYLVRGRPALVKKGTPALFLNIRGGRLSRQSAWQVLVDAAGRAGIDKDVSPHTLRHSFATHLLDGGADVRVVQELLGHSSVTTTQVYTLVTVNTMREVYVTAHPRAR; from the coding sequence ATGGCGGGACGGACGGGCGTCGACAGCAGGATCGGGGTGAATGCCCTGCTGGACCGGTATCTCGACCACCTGACGGTGGAGCGCGGGGCCGCCAAGAACACCATCTCCTCGTATCGCCGCGATCTGCAGCGGTACCGGGACTTCCTGTGCCGCAACGGCATCACCGACCTTGCCGACGTTCGCGAGGAGACCGTTCGTGAGTTTCTCGTCTCCTTGCGCCGAGGTGATCCGGAACACGAGGTGGTGCCGCTCGCGGACAGTTCGGTGGCGCGCACCCTGGTGTCCGCTCGTGGCTTCCATAAGTTCGCCGCGGCCGAAGGAGTCGTCGTCGACGATGTGGCGCACGCCGTCCGTCCGCCGAAGGCGCCACGCAGGCTTCCCAAGTCGTTGCCGGTCGATGATGTGCTGGCGATCCTCGCCGCGGCCGGCTCACCGGAGGGGCCGCGCGCCCTGCGCGATCGGGCGCTCCTCGAACTCCTGTACAGCTGCGGGGCGCGTATCTCCGAGGTGACGGCGCTCGATGTCGACGACATCGACATGGCGCACCGGGCCGTCGTGCTGCACGGTAAGGGTGGCAAGGAGCGGATCGTCCCGGTCGGACGCCCCGCCATTGCGGCGGTCGACGCCTACCTGGTGCGTGGTCGGCCGGCACTGGTGAAGAAGGGGACGCCTGCACTGTTCCTGAACATCCGCGGCGGCAGGCTGTCCCGGCAGAGTGCCTGGCAGGTGCTCGTCGACGCTGCCGGTCGGGCTGGGATCGACAAGGACGTGTCGCCGCATACGCTGCGGCACAGTTTCGCGACGCATCTCCTCGACGGCGGTGCCGATGTGCGTGTGGTGCAGGAGCTCCTCGGCCACTCATCGGTCACGACCACGCAGGTGTACACGCTGGTCACGGTGAACACGATGCGTGAGGTGTACGTAACGGCGCATCCGCGAGCCCGGTAG